Proteins encoded together in one Mannheimia haemolytica window:
- the csrA gene encoding Carbon storage regulator — MLILTRKIGEVLLVGDDVEITVLSIRGNQVKLGVNAPKEISVHRREIYERIKASVEEENAE; from the coding sequence AGATTGGGGAAGTTTTACTCGTAGGAGATGATGTTGAGATTACGGTACTCAGCATCCGAGGAAATCAAGTTAAATTAGGTGTGAATGCACCAAAAGAAATCTCTGTACACCGCAGAGAAATTTATGAAAGAATAAAAGCCTCAGTAGAAGAGGAAAATGCGGAATAA